From a region of the Panicum virgatum strain AP13 chromosome 2K, P.virgatum_v5, whole genome shotgun sequence genome:
- the LOC120695380 gene encoding serine carboxypeptidase 1-like, whose protein sequence is MQELGPFRVNPDGKTLSRNRHAWNNVANVIFLESPAGVGFSYSNTSSDYDLSGDRRTAVDSYTFMLHWLERFPEYKGRDFYIAGESYAGHYVPELAAVIVAIRKFTGKNPTSLKGIFVGNPYLDNYKNEKGGLEFLWNHGVMSDEVWADITEHCSFGPSEGLLCHRAKASFDPGNIDPYHIYAPICIEEPNGTTHSTGYLPGYDPCIKYYVPAYFNRLEVQEAIHARVNTRWSTCTHNILHWNWKEAPVSMVPTLSWLVRNGLRVWLYSGDMDDVCPITATRYSVQDLNLTITKPWRPWYTPANEVGGYIQQYKGGFTFASVRGAGHLVPSFQPKRSLVLFYSFLKGVLPPAVSLWNQISCCILLAILHAVPLATAALDQGALLRQFMESQQAQSVPLPGETDPWVDPVGSFGHLPTDGKTPEGSKEADRITALPGQPPRVNFEQYAGYVTVDEEHGRALFYYFVESPYDAASKPLVLWLNGGVYLSQWCSVFGVRSGWEPCNLNAMEELGPFRVNPDGETRSRNRNAWNNVANVIFLESPAGVGFSYSNTSSDYENTGDVRTAVDSYIFLLNWLERFPEYKGRDFYIAGESYAGHYIPELAAVIVAVRKHTGEDPTNLKGIFVGNPLLDKYKNDKGSLEFLWNHGVMSDEMWNNISEHCSFGPSDGVSCREAKSPFEDLIKFVKNAGNIDPYNIYAPVCLWSSNGTTYSSSYLPGYDPCIDNYVEVYLNNTDVKKAIHAQISTDWSTCNDYLPWKDAPLTMVPTLSWLVATGLRVWVYSGDMDDICPITATRYSVKDLNLTITKPWRPWYTPADEVGGYVQQHKGGFTFASVRGAGHMVPSFQPKRSLVLFYSFLKGVLPPAVPLRQP, encoded by the exons ATGCAGGAGCTGGGCCCGTTCCGTGTCAACCCCGACGGCAAGACGCTTAGCAGGAACAGGCACGCCTGGAACAACG TGGCCAACGTGATCTTCCTGGAGTCGCCGGCCGGCGTTGGGTTCTCGTACTCGAACACGTCGTCGGACTACGACCTAAGCGGCGACCGGAGGACGGCGGTGGACTCGTACACCTTCATGCTCCACTGGCTCGAGCGGTTCCCCGAGTACAAGGGCCGCGACTTCTACATCGCCGGCGAGAGCTACGCCGGGCACTACGTCCCGGAGCTGGCCGCCGTCATCGTGGCCATCCGCAAATTCACCGGCAAGAACCCCACGAGCCTCAAGGGAATCTTC GTTGGCAACCCGTACCTTGATAACTACAAGAACGAGAAGGGCGGTCTCGAGTTCTTGTGGAACCATGGGGTGATGTCCGACGAGGTGTGGGCCGACATTACCGAGCATTGCAGCTTCGGACCGTCCGAGGGCCTGCTGTGCCACAGGGCGAAGGCGTCGTTCGATCCTGGTAACATTGATCCCTACCACATCTACGCTCCGATCTGCATCGAGGAGCCCAATGGGACGACCCACTCCACTGGCTAT TTACCTGGGTACGATCCGTGCATCAAGTACTACGTCCCAGCCTACTTCAATAGGCTTGAGGTGCAGGAGGCGATCCATGCTCGGGTCAACACACGTTGGTCCACTTGCAC TCATAACATCCTGCACTGGAACTGGAAAGAAGCTCCGGTGTCCATGGTGCCAACGCTCTCATGGCTTGTCCGTAATGGACTGCGAGTGTGGTTGTACAG TGGTGACATGGATGATGTGTGCCCAATTACGGCGACGAGGTACTCCGTCCAAGATCTCAATCTGACCATCACAAAGCCATGGCGCCCCTGGTACACCCCTGCCAACGAG GTTGGAGGTTACATTCAGCAATACAAGGGAGGATTCACATTTGCGTCGGTGAGGGGAGCTGGTCACCTAGTACCCAGTTTCCAGCCTAAGAGATCGCTAGTTCTCTTCTACTCCTTCCTGAAAGGCGTGCTCCCACCCGCAGTTTCATTGTG GAACCAGATCTCGTGCTGCATTCTGCTCGCGATCCTACACGCGGTCCCGCTCGCGACTGCCGCCCTGGACCAAGGCGCGCTGCTGCGGCAGTTCATGGAGTCCCAGCAGGCCCAGAGCGTGCCCTTGCCCGGCGAGACCGACCCATGGGTCGACCCGGTCGGCAGCTTCGGCCACCTGCCCACGGACGGCAAGACGCCCGAGGGCAGCAAGGAGGCCGACAGGATCACGGCGCTGCCGGGGCAGCCGCCGCGCGTCAACTTCGAGCAGTACGCCGGGTACGTGACCGTGGACGAGGAGCACGGCCGCGCGCTCTTCTACTACTTCGTCGAGTCCCCCTACGACGCCGCCTCCAAACCACTCGTCCTCTGGCTCAACGGAGGTGTATATCTATCTCAATGGTGTTCCGTGTTCGGCGTTCGTTCTGGTTGGGAGCCATGTAATCTCAACGcgatggaggagctcggcccgTTCCGCGTCAACCCGGACGGCGAGACGCGGAGCAGGAACAGGAACGCTTGGAACAACG TGGCCAACGTGATCTTCCTGGAGTCGCCGGCCGGAGTCGGCTTCTCCTACTCCAACACGTCGTCGGACTACGAGAACACCGGCGACGTGAGGACGGCGGTGGACTCGTACATCTTCCTGCTAAACTGGCTCGAGCGGTTCCCCGAGTACAAGGGCCGCGACTTCTACATCGCCGGCGAGAGCTACGCCGGGCACTACATCCCGGAGCTGGCCGCCGTCATCGTGGCCGTCCGCAAACATACCGGCGAGGACCCCACGAACCTCAAGGGAATCTTC GTTGGCAACCCGTTGCTTGATAAATACAAGAACGACAAGGGCTCTCTCGAGTTCTTGTGGAACCACGGGGTGATGTCCGACGAGATGTGGAACAACATTTCCGAGCACTGCAGCTTCGGCCCGTCCGATGGCGTTTCCTGCCGTGAGGCCAAGTCGCCGTTCGAGGACCTCATCAAATTCGTTAAGAATGCTGGCAACATCGACCCGTACAACATTTACGCTCCCGTGTGCCTCTGGTCGTCCAACGGGACGACCTACTCCAGTAGCTAT TTACCTGGCTACGATCCGTGCATCGACAACTACGTCGAGGTTTACCTCAACAACACTGACGTGAAGAAGGCGATCCACGCTCAGATCAGCACAGATTGGTCAACTTGCAA TGACTACTTGCCATGGAAGGATGCCCCGTTGACCATGGTGCCAACGCTCTCATGGCTTGTTGCCACCGGATTAAGAGTTTGGGTGTACAG TGGCGACATGGATGACATTTGCCCGATCACTGCGACGAGGTACTCCGTCAAGGATCTCAATCTGACCATCACCAAGCCATGGCGCCCCTGGTACACCCCTGCCGACGAG GTTGGAGGCTATGTTCAGCAACACAAGGGAGGATTCACGTTTGCATCTGTGAGGGGAGCTGGCCACATGGTACCCAGTTTCCAGCCCAAGAGATCGTTGGTTCTCTTCTACTCGTTCCTAAAAGGCGTGCTCCCACCTGCAGTTCCATTGCGGCAGCCGTGA
- the LOC120695381 gene encoding serine carboxypeptidase 1-like — protein sequence MGRNRQIPYCNLLAILLLAVPLANATLDQAALLRQFIASRSRAQSLDLEGPAETDPWADPASSFGHLPTDCKNPKGSKEADRITALPGQPPRVNFEQYAGYVTVDEEHDRSSSTTSSSPPTTPPPSPSSSGSTEVYIDLNGVRRSFWLGAM from the coding sequence ATGGGGAGGAACCGGCAGATCCCGTACTGCAATCTCCTCGCGATCCTCCTACTCGCCGTACCGCTCGCGAACGCCACCCTGGACCAAGCCGCGCTGCTGAGGCAGTTCATCGCGTCCCGGTCCCGGGCCCAGAGCCTTGACCTTGAAGGCCCTGCCGAGACGGACCCTTGGGCTGACCCGGCAAGCAGCTTCGGCCACCTGCCCACGGACTGCAAGAACCCCAAGGGCAGCAAGGAGGCGGACAGGATCACGGCGCTGCCGGGGCAGCCGCCGCGCGTCAACTTCGAGCAGTACGCCGGGTACGTGACCGTGGACGAGGAGCACGACCGCAGCTCTTCTACTACTTCGTCGAGTCCCCCTACGACGCCGCCTCCAAGCCCCTCGTCCTCTGGCTCAACGGAGGTATATATCGATCTCAATGGCGTTCGGCGTTCGTTCTGGTTGGGAGCCATGTAA